The following are encoded in a window of Phaseolus vulgaris cultivar G19833 chromosome 3, P. vulgaris v2.0, whole genome shotgun sequence genomic DNA:
- the LOC137808554 gene encoding isoflavone reductase homolog, with product MGKSKVLVVGGTGYIGRRIVRACLAEGHETYVVQRPELGLQIEKLQMLLSFKKQGAHLVEASFSDHKSLVDAVKKVDVVISAISGVHFRTHCITLQLKLVHAIKEAGNIKRFLPSEFGLDPARMGDALEPGRVTFEDKMAVRKAIEEANIPFTYISANLFAGYFAGSLSQMGCFVPPRDKVHLFGDGTLKAVFLDEDDVATYTVKAIDDPRTLNKTLYLRPPENILSQAELIGIWEKLIGKELEKTYIPPEGFLTTLKGLDYKLQVGIGHFYHIFYEGCLTNFEIGEEGAEASKLYPEVNYTRMDEYLKIYV from the exons ATGGGGAAAAGCAAGGTTCTTGTGGTGGGGGGAACAGGGTACATAGGGAGGAGGATAGTAAGGGCATGTTTGGCAGAGGGGCATGAAACATATGTGGTTCAACGCCCAGAGTTGGGCCTTCAAATTGAAAAGCTGCAGATGCTGCTCTCCTTCAAGAAACAAGGTGCTCATCTTGTTGAAGCCTCTTTTTCTGATCACAAAAGCCTTGTGGATGCAGTGAAGAAGGTTGATGTTGTCATCAGTGCCATCTCTGGTGTTCACTTCAGAACCCACTGCATCACTCTGCAACTCAAACTCGTCCATGCCATCAAAGAAGCTGGAAACATTAAG CGTTTCTTGCCTTCTGAATTTGGACTAGACCCAGCAAGGATGGGAGATGCATTAGAACCAGGAAGGGTAACATTTGAAGATAAAATGGCTGTGAGGAAAGCAATAGAGGAAGCCAACATCCCTTTTACTTACATCTCTGCAAACCTTTTTGCTGGATACTTTGCTGGCAGTCTCTCTCAGATGGGGTGTTTTGTCCCTCCAAGGGACAAGGTCCATCTCTTTGGGGATGGCACTCTCAAAG CTGTTTTTCTGGATGAAGATGATGTTGCAACATACACAGTGAAAGCAATAGATGATCCACGAACCCTTAACAAAACGTTGTACCTAAGGCCACCAGAAAACATTCTGTCCCAAGCAGAGCTTATTGGAATTTGGGAGAAACTCATTGGAAAGGAACTGGAGAAGACATACATTCCTCCAGAAGGCTTTCTTACAACACTGAAAG GGTTGGATTACAAACTTCAAGTAGGGATTGGGCACTTTTATCATATATTCTATGAGGGGTGTTtaacaaattttgaaattggAGAAGAGGGTGCAGAAGCTTCCAAGCTTTACCCTGAAGTGAACTACACACGCATGGATGAGTACCTCAAGATTTATGTGTAA